In one window of Saprospiraceae bacterium DNA:
- a CDS encoding transpeptidase family protein codes for MDRKREFLTRVYTVLTIFVLVALVLIWKATKIHVFEGGKLRERSKELYYRVESVEAERGRILSDDGSPLATSQPIFEIRMDMKAAGLKPQLFYQKIDSLAHALQSYLYKAKTKEEVKILLKNAFKKENRYFLIGKNLNYEQMSTIREFPLFNLGANTGGLIIKSETRRIKPFQQLASRTVGLNRKNADAIGLEKSFDKYLQGKVGHRVSRKVGANIYFPVSGLEEILPQKGMDVNSTINTGIQEVAELALEDAIRSHQAESGCAVVMEVETGAIKAIANLGWNEKAELVEDYNYAIANSTEPGSTFKLASLIALLEVAGLDTSASVDLEGGVCRFYDRNMYDSKIHGIHQKDLAYSFIQSSNVGISKLVQAQFSKNPKLFVDYLKKLGIHIKTDIEIDGEPDPILKDPKKNKNIWYGTSLPWMSVGYELQLTPLQILTFYNTVANRGKRVAPRLVDAVYNGHTLVKKFDAVTSQDTLISEQTLNVVFALMKAVVKRGTAKNIDSDLFEIAGKTGTAVTNYFHKDAANKTYQASFAGFFPADNPVYSCIVVIYNPQHSAYYGSEVAAPVFKRIADRCMRTEFSKNAVLNIEPKAALASERLPVGNKGMHEDFKQIFKFIGLPFRSELKKEWVTTYTGSESIEINECYYEANVMPDLSGMGLRDASYLMDTYKAKLIPRGNGKIIYQNIPPGTIVKGPVVEVILK; via the coding sequence ATGGATCGCAAAAGGGAATTCTTAACTCGCGTATATACAGTACTTACAATATTTGTATTGGTAGCATTGGTTTTAATTTGGAAAGCAACCAAGATTCATGTTTTTGAAGGAGGTAAGCTTAGAGAAAGGAGTAAAGAATTGTATTATAGAGTAGAGTCCGTTGAAGCGGAACGAGGAAGGATATTGTCTGATGATGGAAGTCCGTTGGCGACTTCACAACCGATCTTTGAAATACGAATGGATATGAAAGCTGCTGGTCTGAAGCCGCAGCTGTTCTACCAGAAAATTGATTCGTTGGCCCATGCACTACAATCGTATTTGTATAAAGCCAAAACGAAGGAAGAGGTAAAAATTTTGCTGAAAAATGCTTTCAAAAAAGAGAACAGGTATTTTTTAATCGGGAAAAATTTGAATTACGAACAAATGTCGACGATCCGTGAATTTCCTCTATTCAATTTAGGTGCAAATACGGGAGGGTTGATCATTAAATCGGAAACCAGAAGGATCAAACCATTTCAACAATTGGCCAGCAGAACCGTAGGATTGAATCGAAAAAATGCGGATGCTATCGGACTTGAAAAAAGTTTTGATAAGTATTTGCAGGGAAAAGTGGGGCACCGGGTTTCGCGTAAAGTAGGTGCGAATATATACTTTCCTGTAAGTGGTCTTGAAGAAATTCTACCGCAAAAAGGGATGGATGTTAATTCTACCATCAATACGGGAATTCAGGAAGTTGCAGAGTTGGCACTTGAAGACGCCATCCGGTCACACCAAGCTGAAAGTGGATGTGCTGTTGTGATGGAAGTTGAAACCGGGGCGATTAAAGCAATTGCTAACCTTGGGTGGAATGAAAAAGCCGAGCTGGTAGAAGATTATAACTATGCCATAGCAAATTCAACAGAACCTGGTTCAACTTTTAAACTGGCATCTTTGATTGCTTTGTTGGAAGTGGCAGGTCTTGACACTTCAGCAAGTGTAGATCTCGAAGGTGGTGTATGCAGGTTTTATGACAGGAATATGTATGACTCCAAAATACACGGGATCCATCAGAAGGATCTTGCCTATTCTTTTATCCAATCATCCAATGTGGGAATTTCGAAACTGGTTCAAGCTCAATTTTCTAAAAACCCAAAATTGTTTGTTGATTATTTGAAAAAATTAGGTATTCATATTAAAACGGATATTGAAATTGACGGCGAACCTGATCCGATTTTAAAGGATCCAAAGAAAAATAAAAATATCTGGTACGGTACCAGTCTTCCCTGGATGTCGGTAGGATATGAATTGCAATTGACTCCACTGCAGATACTGACCTTTTACAATACGGTTGCAAACAGGGGAAAACGCGTTGCACCGCGGTTGGTTGATGCAGTGTATAATGGGCACACGCTGGTTAAAAAATTCGATGCTGTAACATCGCAGGACACGTTGATCTCAGAGCAAACCCTGAATGTTGTATTTGCATTGATGAAAGCTGTAGTTAAAAGAGGAACTGCAAAAAATATTGACTCTGATTTATTCGAAATAGCTGGAAAAACCGGGACAGCGGTAACCAATTATTTTCATAAAGATGCAGCCAACAAAACTTATCAGGCTTCTTTTGCAGGTTTCTTTCCTGCGGATAATCCGGTGTACTCGTGTATTGTAGTCATCTACAATCCCCAGCATTCTGCATACTATGGTTCTGAAGTAGCTGCACCTGTTTTCAAAAGGATCGCCGACCGTTGCATGCGTACAGAATTTTCGAAAAATGCAGTATTAAATATCGAACCCAAAGCAGCTCTTGCATCCGAGCGATTGCCGGTTGGAAACAAGGGAATGCATGAGGATTTTAAACAGATTTTTAAGTTCATCGGTTTGCCGTTTCGATCTGAACTTAAAAAAGAGTGGGTAACTACGTATACAGGATCGGAAAGTATAGAAATTAACGAATGTTATTATGAAGCAAATGTGATGCCCGATCTGTCGGGAATGGGTCTCAGAGATGCGAGTTATCTGATGGACACTTACAAAGCCAAATTAATACCCCGTGGAAACGGGAAAATAATATACCAGAATATTCCGCCCGGTACAATTGTCAAAGGACCGGTTGTCGAAGTTATTCTGAAATAA
- the rsmH gene encoding 16S rRNA (cytosine(1402)-N(4))-methyltransferase RsmH, with the protein MSEPPVYRHQPVLLGLSIQNLVTDPDGIYVDVTFGGGGHSRKILESLSNRGKLYVFDRDKSAIANIPEDERIEFIHSDFKYLKKYLRYYKQDKVHGILADLGLSSFHLDNNSRGFSYYSSADLDMRMNKDQKLTAKNVIMQYSEKELEQIISEYGELTNSRQIASALVKERQKRIFNSCMDFARWAELFVYGKKQKFLAQLFQAIRMEVNGELESLHALMEQSASCLRQGGRMVVISYHSLEDRVVKKWMRSGNPSAENADLEKIPFRSLYKHALVPDEIELNSNSRSRSAKLRVAEKL; encoded by the coding sequence ATGTCTGAACCTCCAGTATATAGACACCAGCCAGTTTTGTTGGGCTTGTCCATTCAGAATCTGGTAACTGATCCCGATGGTATTTATGTGGATGTGACATTTGGTGGAGGAGGACATAGTCGGAAAATTTTGGAATCGCTTTCGAACCGGGGTAAATTGTATGTTTTTGACCGGGATAAATCGGCGATCGCTAACATTCCGGAAGATGAAAGAATTGAATTTATACATTCTGATTTTAAATACTTAAAGAAGTATTTGCGATATTATAAACAGGATAAAGTCCATGGCATTTTAGCAGATTTGGGTTTGTCTTCATTTCACCTCGATAACAACAGCAGAGGATTTTCATATTACTCGTCAGCTGATCTCGATATGCGAATGAATAAAGACCAAAAGTTAACTGCGAAAAATGTAATCATGCAGTATTCCGAAAAAGAACTGGAGCAAATTATCAGTGAATACGGCGAACTGACCAATTCCAGACAAATTGCTTCTGCATTGGTAAAAGAACGACAAAAAAGGATTTTCAATTCCTGTATGGATTTTGCAAGATGGGCTGAGTTATTTGTATATGGCAAAAAGCAAAAATTTTTAGCACAGCTTTTTCAGGCAATCAGAATGGAAGTAAACGGTGAACTTGAGTCTTTGCATGCTTTGATGGAGCAAAGTGCAAGTTGTCTTAGACAAGGAGGTCGGATGGTTGTGATCAGCTATCACAGTTTGGAAGATCGCGTTGTCAAAAAGTGGATGCGGTCGGGAAATCCGTCTGCTGAAAATGCAGACTTGGAAAAAATTCCGTTCAGGTCTTTGTATAAGCATGCTTTGGTTCCGGATGAAATTGAATTGAATTCAAATTCCAGATCAAGATCAGCGAAACTGAGAGTTGCGGAAAAACTTTAA
- a CDS encoding division/cell wall cluster transcriptional repressor MraZ — protein sequence MYNLNGEYDVKMDSKGRLRLPSILMSQFGESDVRLVVNRGFEKCLLLYPETVWIEKTKEVNQLNPYIKKNREFARYFYRGATVLQPDASGRILLPKLLCNYAGIRLDLVLLAYHQQIEVWAKEQYLNMVDREPGDFSSLAEEVFGHKDV from the coding sequence ATGTACAATCTAAATGGTGAGTACGATGTAAAAATGGATAGTAAGGGCAGATTGCGCCTTCCTTCTATTCTTATGTCTCAATTCGGCGAAAGTGATGTTCGGCTCGTTGTGAACCGGGGTTTTGAAAAATGTTTGCTCCTTTATCCGGAGACAGTCTGGATAGAAAAGACGAAGGAAGTCAATCAGCTCAATCCTTATATTAAAAAGAACAGAGAATTCGCCCGATATTTTTATCGGGGGGCTACCGTGCTTCAGCCTGATGCATCAGGGCGTATACTCTTACCCAAACTGCTCTGCAACTATGCAGGGATTAGATTGGATTTGGTTTTGCTTGCCTATCATCAACAAATTGAAGTCTGGGCGAAAGAGCAATACCTGAATATGGTGGACAGGGAGCCTGGTGATTTCTCTTCCCTGGCAGAAGAAGTATTTGGACATAAAGATGTCTGA
- a CDS encoding 2-oxoglutarate dehydrogenase E1 component: MIDYSYISNADPAYIDHLYQTYLRNPQLIDPDWQKFFEGYSYSKYDDANQTESQSGISGDSSIESELNVRLLIEAYRNRAHLISDTNPIRKRKNRDARLDLSDFHLQEKERTHVFIAGRSLGLQNATLDQIVEKLQAVYCGKIGFELQHLESMEKRKWLLEKIEADASQPHFNLNIHDKKQILHKLNGAVIFEKFLHTKYVGQKRFSLEGGESTIPALEFIAQEATIQGVEEVVLGMAHRGRLNVLANIAGKTYEQIFNEFEGHAIPDMSFGGGDVKYHLGFSSQILMPSGHRVQIKLAPNPSHLEAVNPVVEGLARAKADLIYQSQYDKILPILIHGDSAIAGQGIVYETVQMSKLDGYYAGGTIHFVINNQIGFTTDFDDARSSTYCTAAANTIQAPVFHVNGDDPEAVVYVAKLAVAYRQRFNEDVFIDMVCYRRHGHNEGDDPKFTQPLLYSLIQNHPNVRELYIETLTQRGDIEAVLAREMEREFWTVLQQHLEMVKEKPLPYVYQEPELSWKSLKKLSAPEDFDTSPHTGIDLQTAENLFAATIEIPEGFRLLPKTGKIFKNWKTNLEQKTFDWSMAEILAYASILSDGKNVRLSGQDVKRGTFSHRHAVIRDEINNVPHNRLSKLSKNQGQFFIYNSLLSEFAVLGFEYGYSLASPDHLVLWEAQFGDFSNGAQVVLDQFIASGQSKWNRMSGLVLLLPHGYDGQGPEHSSARLERFLQACSEFNMIVANVSTPANFFHILRRQLQWNFRKPLIMMSPKSLLRHSKCVSPLKDFDLKTKFMEVITDIPGTKEQTPDKIVLCSGQIYYDLADHRDSTNQKNIGIARVEQLYPFPKFQISKLLRRFPKAKYIWCQEEPMNMGAAQFIKDQLTPFKIEIVARPAASSPAVGFKKIHDLQHQALLTQIFS, from the coding sequence ATGATTGATTATTCCTACATCAGCAATGCAGATCCGGCTTATATCGATCATTTATACCAGACCTATCTCCGAAATCCTCAACTCATCGATCCTGACTGGCAAAAGTTTTTTGAAGGGTATTCTTATTCAAAATACGATGATGCCAATCAGACTGAATCGCAAAGTGGCATCTCTGGTGATTCTTCAATTGAATCGGAACTCAATGTAAGATTGCTCATCGAAGCCTATAGAAACAGAGCCCACCTGATATCGGATACCAATCCAATCAGAAAAAGAAAGAACCGGGATGCGCGATTGGATTTAAGCGATTTCCATTTACAGGAAAAGGAACGAACCCATGTGTTTATCGCCGGTCGGTCATTGGGATTGCAAAACGCCACGTTGGATCAGATTGTCGAAAAACTCCAGGCTGTTTATTGTGGAAAAATTGGATTTGAGTTGCAACATTTGGAATCCATGGAGAAACGCAAATGGCTTCTAGAGAAAATTGAAGCCGACGCAAGTCAACCGCATTTTAATCTGAACATCCATGATAAAAAACAAATACTCCATAAATTGAATGGAGCTGTCATTTTTGAAAAATTCCTCCATACCAAATATGTCGGACAAAAGCGATTTTCACTTGAGGGCGGAGAAAGTACCATTCCCGCACTGGAGTTTATTGCCCAGGAAGCTACCATCCAAGGTGTCGAGGAAGTTGTTTTAGGAATGGCACATCGGGGGCGATTAAATGTTCTGGCCAATATTGCAGGCAAAACTTACGAACAGATCTTCAATGAATTTGAAGGCCATGCCATTCCCGATATGAGTTTCGGTGGCGGAGATGTAAAATATCACCTGGGGTTTTCTTCCCAGATCCTTATGCCATCGGGTCACAGGGTTCAAATAAAGCTCGCACCGAATCCTTCTCATCTCGAAGCCGTGAACCCTGTCGTTGAGGGCTTAGCCAGAGCGAAAGCAGATCTGATCTACCAAAGCCAATACGATAAAATCCTGCCTATACTCATCCATGGTGACTCTGCCATTGCCGGACAAGGCATCGTTTATGAAACGGTTCAAATGTCTAAACTCGATGGTTACTATGCAGGAGGAACCATCCATTTTGTCATCAACAATCAAATAGGTTTTACTACCGATTTTGACGATGCGAGGTCGTCGACGTATTGCACTGCTGCAGCAAACACCATCCAGGCTCCTGTTTTTCATGTCAACGGCGATGACCCGGAGGCCGTCGTATATGTAGCTAAACTTGCCGTTGCTTACAGGCAAAGATTTAACGAAGACGTATTTATAGATATGGTTTGTTATCGCCGACATGGGCATAATGAAGGAGATGATCCCAAGTTTACGCAACCGCTGCTCTATTCTTTAATCCAGAATCATCCCAATGTCAGAGAACTTTACATCGAAACGCTTACACAGCGCGGAGATATTGAAGCTGTATTGGCTCGCGAAATGGAAAGAGAATTCTGGACTGTTCTGCAGCAACATTTGGAAATGGTCAAAGAAAAACCATTGCCTTATGTTTATCAGGAACCCGAGTTGTCCTGGAAATCACTTAAAAAGTTATCTGCTCCAGAAGATTTTGATACCAGTCCGCATACCGGAATTGATTTGCAAACAGCTGAAAATTTATTTGCCGCAACCATAGAGATTCCAGAGGGCTTCCGCTTACTTCCAAAGACCGGCAAAATATTTAAAAACTGGAAAACAAACCTGGAGCAAAAAACCTTTGATTGGTCCATGGCTGAAATTCTGGCTTATGCCAGCATTTTATCGGATGGAAAAAACGTTCGCTTAAGCGGACAGGATGTAAAAAGAGGCACTTTTTCACACAGGCATGCAGTAATCAGAGATGAAATAAACAATGTACCACATAACAGGTTATCAAAACTTTCGAAAAATCAGGGACAGTTTTTCATATATAACTCCCTTTTATCCGAATTTGCCGTATTGGGATTTGAATATGGTTATTCACTGGCATCACCCGACCACCTCGTCCTGTGGGAAGCGCAATTTGGCGATTTTTCAAATGGAGCCCAGGTCGTGCTGGATCAGTTTATTGCCAGCGGACAAAGTAAATGGAATCGCATGAGTGGATTGGTTTTGCTATTGCCACATGGCTACGACGGACAAGGACCCGAACATTCCTCTGCCCGGTTAGAGCGGTTCCTCCAGGCTTGCTCTGAATTCAACATGATCGTTGCCAATGTGAGCACACCCGCCAATTTTTTCCACATCCTACGCAGACAGCTCCAATGGAATTTTAGAAAACCTTTGATCATGATGTCTCCAAAATCCTTGTTGAGACATTCCAAATGTGTTTCTCCATTGAAAGATTTCGATCTCAAGACAAAATTCATGGAAGTCATTACCGATATTCCCGGTACCAAAGAGCAAACTCCTGATAAAATAGTATTGTGCTCCGGACAGATCTATTACGATTTGGCAGATCATCGCGATTCAACGAATCAAAAAAATATAGGAATCGCGAGGGTAGAACAACTCTACCCTTTTCCAAAATTTCAAATAAGCAAACTTTTACGTCGATTCCCGAAAGCAAAATATATTTGGTGTCAGGAAGAACCAATGAATATGGGAGCTGCCCAATTTATTAAAGATCAACTCACACCGTTTAAAATCGAAATTGTTGCCAGACCGGCAGCCTCTTCACCTGCAGTTGGTTTCAAAAAAATACACGATTTGCAACACCAGGCATTATTAACCCAGATATTCAGTTAG
- a CDS encoding 16S rRNA (uracil(1498)-N(3))-methyltransferase, with protein sequence MPDLFIGNKINDDYFELVEQEYHHCVRVTRHQENSDIYVTDFEGMIFKANIQKIEKDKVLVKITDLYKSETPGMATVSIAISPTSPSERLEWFTEKAVENGIHKIFPMVCERSEVKKVNKERLERIVKAAAKQTLRPLLPDIENLMSFEQVMNATSDIDQKFIAHCNDGLEGFLGKLYNPQKKAIVLIGPAGDFSNKEIQSALTKNYHPVSLGPYRLRTETAGLTALQIIQTMKQL encoded by the coding sequence ATGCCTGATCTTTTTATCGGAAACAAAATTAACGATGATTATTTTGAACTGGTTGAACAAGAATACCACCATTGTGTACGCGTAACCAGGCATCAAGAGAATTCAGATATTTATGTGACGGATTTTGAAGGAATGATTTTCAAGGCCAACATCCAGAAGATTGAAAAAGACAAAGTGCTGGTCAAAATTACAGATCTTTATAAATCGGAGACTCCCGGAATGGCCACTGTTTCCATCGCAATAAGCCCGACCAGTCCCTCTGAAAGATTGGAATGGTTTACGGAAAAAGCGGTTGAAAATGGCATTCACAAAATATTTCCAATGGTTTGCGAACGATCGGAAGTTAAAAAAGTGAATAAAGAACGACTGGAGCGCATTGTAAAAGCCGCAGCCAAACAAACACTACGTCCGCTTTTACCGGATATTGAAAACTTAATGAGCTTTGAACAGGTCATGAATGCCACTTCAGATATCGATCAAAAGTTCATAGCGCATTGTAATGACGGACTTGAAGGATTTTTAGGAAAATTATACAATCCACAAAAAAAGGCAATCGTTCTGATTGGGCCGGCAGGCGACTTCAGTAATAAAGAAATCCAAAGCGCATTGACAAAAAATTACCATCCTGTATCTTTGGGACCATATCGATTGCGAACGGAAACAGCCGGACTTACAGCATTGCAAATAATCCAAACCATGAAACAACTATGA
- a CDS encoding DUF4159 domain-containing protein, which translates to MKYLLVITILLMNSNPACLKEQNTLYKIKLALLKYSGGGDWYSNPTALTNLAKFCNKELSTQFDPQYATVEVGSSDLFNFPFVHMTGHGNVVFSDADAKNLRTYLQGGGFLHIDDNFGMDPFVRPVMKKVFPELDFVELPFSHPVYHQKFIFNSGLPKIHKHDNKPPQGFGLFWQGRLVCFYSFECDLGDGWEDPEVHKDPEETRRQALKMGANLVQYAFSH; encoded by the coding sequence ATGAAATATCTGCTCGTCATTACCATATTGCTAATGAATTCGAATCCAGCTTGTTTAAAAGAACAAAACACGCTTTACAAAATAAAACTCGCTTTGCTCAAATATTCTGGTGGAGGAGATTGGTACTCCAATCCAACGGCATTGACCAATCTCGCAAAATTCTGCAATAAAGAACTGAGCACTCAGTTTGACCCACAATACGCAACTGTTGAAGTTGGAAGTTCCGACCTTTTTAACTTTCCTTTTGTACACATGACCGGACATGGCAATGTTGTGTTCAGCGATGCGGATGCTAAAAATTTGAGAACATACCTTCAGGGAGGAGGGTTTTTACATATCGATGATAATTTCGGGATGGATCCTTTCGTGAGGCCGGTCATGAAAAAAGTATTTCCAGAGCTCGATTTTGTTGAATTACCATTTTCACATCCGGTTTATCACCAAAAGTTTATTTTCAATTCCGGTTTGCCCAAAATCCACAAACACGACAACAAACCCCCGCAGGGATTTGGCTTATTTTGGCAAGGCAGACTGGTTTGCTTTTATTCCTTCGAATGCGATCTTGGTGACGGCTGGGAGGATCCTGAAGTACACAAAGATCCCGAAGAAACCAGAAGACAAGCATTAAAAATGGGTGCTAATTTGGTTCAGTATGCGTTCAGCCATTAA
- a CDS encoding VTT domain-containing protein has protein sequence MDWIQQAFDFIINIESHLTNLIASYGIYIYIILFLILFIETGLVIAPFLPGDSLLFAAGALAAGGNMNILILFGVCFLGACLGNQLNFAIGSGFGKAIFEREKKFIKEEYLHKTQKFYEKHGGKALIIGRYLPFIRTFVPFVAGIGKMPTSKFTYYNIVGGFMWVVPVCGIGYLFGNIPFVKQNFSIIIIAILIVSLFPMIWGIFTAMKHRNNF, from the coding sequence ATGGACTGGATACAGCAAGCCTTCGATTTTATCATCAACATTGAAAGCCACCTTACGAATTTGATAGCAAGCTATGGAATATATATTTATATCATTTTGTTCCTCATTTTGTTTATAGAAACCGGACTGGTCATCGCTCCATTTCTTCCAGGTGATTCACTATTATTCGCCGCAGGCGCTCTTGCAGCCGGAGGAAACATGAATATCCTGATTCTTTTTGGAGTTTGTTTTCTGGGTGCATGTCTGGGAAACCAGCTCAATTTTGCAATCGGCTCCGGATTTGGAAAAGCGATTTTCGAACGGGAGAAGAAATTTATTAAAGAGGAATACCTGCATAAAACTCAAAAATTTTACGAAAAACATGGGGGTAAAGCGCTGATCATTGGAAGGTACCTTCCGTTCATCCGGACCTTTGTTCCTTTCGTAGCCGGCATCGGTAAAATGCCAACCTCCAAATTTACTTATTACAATATTGTTGGAGGATTCATGTGGGTGGTCCCTGTTTGTGGTATAGGTTATTTATTCGGCAACATTCCTTTTGTCAAACAGAATTTTTCGATCATCATCATAGCTATATTAATCGTTAGTTTGTTTCCGATGATTTGGGGTATATTCACAGCGATGAAACACCGGAATAATTTTTAA
- a CDS encoding cation:dicarboxylase symporter family transporter, giving the protein MQIRSQIRKYFSILLLIAGISAFVSSLNFLSFLPLQPTVAACIRWVGLLALFLMGVQKNKLTPWIFISMLIGAEIGYDFPMVGKELNVFSKIFIKLIKCIIAPLLFGTLIIGIAGHSNTKQLGRLGWKSLLYFEVVTTIALVIGLVAINFSKAGIGINAFETGEKVPEVVQAHGWKDIILHSFPENFVKSIAEGQILQIVVFSVLFAVSLLMIPFEKRKPFLVFAESLSAVMFKFTDLVMHIAPLGVAGAIAYTISNMGIDVLKNLFLLLCTLYIALIVFVLGVMLPIALFSKIPIRRFLSHVAQPVTIAFGTASSEAALPVAMENMEKFGVSREVVAFVLPTGLSFNLDGTTLYLSLATVFVAQAAGLELSIGQQIIMMLTLMLTSKGVAGVARASLVILAGMAASFGLPEWPIAAILGIDALMDMARTAVNTLGNCLATVVIGKWENEVKIPKKGDQWVEVEHPAHELKK; this is encoded by the coding sequence ATGCAGATCAGGAGCCAGATCCGTAAATATTTTTCTATACTGCTTTTGATTGCAGGGATCAGTGCATTTGTTTCTTCATTAAATTTTCTATCATTCCTGCCACTTCAGCCTACAGTTGCTGCTTGCATTCGTTGGGTTGGCTTATTGGCACTCTTTCTGATGGGTGTACAAAAGAACAAACTGACTCCATGGATTTTTATCAGTATGTTGATTGGTGCTGAAATAGGCTATGATTTTCCTATGGTGGGAAAGGAACTGAATGTTTTCAGTAAAATTTTCATCAAACTTATTAAATGCATTATTGCTCCATTGCTCTTTGGTACGCTGATCATCGGTATTGCCGGACATTCCAATACAAAACAATTGGGAAGACTTGGCTGGAAATCATTGTTGTATTTTGAAGTTGTAACAACCATTGCACTGGTCATAGGTTTAGTGGCCATCAACTTCAGCAAGGCAGGAATTGGAATCAATGCTTTTGAAACTGGAGAAAAAGTCCCTGAAGTGGTTCAGGCACACGGTTGGAAAGATATCATCCTACACAGTTTCCCTGAAAATTTTGTCAAATCCATAGCCGAAGGTCAAATTCTGCAAATAGTAGTTTTCTCTGTTCTCTTTGCAGTTTCCCTATTAATGATTCCATTTGAAAAACGCAAACCTTTTTTAGTATTTGCTGAATCTCTTTCTGCGGTGATGTTTAAATTCACCGACCTGGTTATGCACATTGCCCCTTTAGGTGTAGCAGGTGCCATTGCCTATACCATTTCGAATATGGGCATTGACGTTTTGAAAAATTTGTTCTTACTCTTGTGCACACTATACATTGCATTAATTGTATTTGTACTTGGCGTGATGCTGCCTATTGCACTTTTTTCGAAAATACCCATTAGAAGATTTTTATCACATGTAGCTCAACCCGTGACCATAGCCTTTGGAACTGCAAGTTCTGAAGCCGCGTTACCCGTGGCCATGGAGAATATGGAGAAATTTGGTGTTTCACGTGAAGTCGTAGCTTTTGTACTACCTACTGGCTTGAGTTTCAATCTCGATGGCACGACTTTGTATTTGTCGTTAGCCACCGTTTTTGTAGCTCAGGCGGCTGGGCTCGAATTAAGTATTGGCCAGCAGATCATCATGATGTTGACCCTGATGCTTACAAGTAAAGGTGTAGCTGGAGTAGCAAGGGCCTCTCTGGTCATATTGGCGGGCATGGCCGCTTCTTTTGGATTGCCGGAATGGCCTATTGCAGCCATACTTGGCATTGACGCGCTCATGGACATGGCCAGAACTGCAGTCAACACCCTGGGTAATTGTTTAGCCACTGTGGTCATCGGTAAATGGGAAAATGAAGTAAAAATTCCTAAAAAAGGCGATCAATGGGTGGAAGTTGAACACCCTGCACACGAGTTGAAAAAATAA